A single Saccharolobus shibatae B12 DNA region contains:
- a CDS encoding DUF1641 domain-containing protein, which translates to MEEGGVQTIDKLIEQLIESREAIESFLKLINALQKTGILPLLVGIVNSLDHNLAFLAEQNAMLIRNVNVIYGVLSGKEEAKDISLTELIKQLNDPDVKRGLYLLLKILKAIGSAGKEV; encoded by the coding sequence ATGGAAGAGGGAGGAGTTCAAACCATTGACAAGCTAATTGAACAATTAATTGAGAGTAGAGAGGCCATCGAGAGCTTTTTAAAACTAATTAACGCTCTACAAAAGACTGGGATCTTGCCATTGCTAGTAGGAATTGTGAATAGTCTCGACCACAATTTGGCCTTTTTAGCCGAGCAAAACGCAATGTTGATAAGGAATGTTAATGTAATATATGGTGTACTTAGTGGGAAAGAGGAAGCTAAGGATATTAGTTTAACTGAATTAATTAAACAGCTTAACGACCCAGACGTAAAGAGAGGACTATACTTATTACTAAAGATACTTAAGGCGATTGGAAGTGCAGGTAAAGAAGTTTAA
- the fdhD gene encoding formate dehydrogenase accessory sulfurtransferase FdhD, whose protein sequence is MQVKKFNLVRVKENEEYKDNDFVAVEEPLNIRVCYEKCEDFAIIMRTPGDDKELSLGFLYSEGVINSIRDVESVEQVKDNVVEVRLNKPVKVRIRDLIVNSSCGVCGRAFLYTLNILKSDLKVKKELIFSFPEKLREKQSVFNVSGGLHATALFDPNGELLLIYEDVGRHNAVDKVIGKLLLEDKVPASNYIMQVSGRLGYEIVSKGIKAGIPIICGISAPTSLAIEIAEEAGLTLIGFLRGKSFNIYTHDERIF, encoded by the coding sequence GTGCAGGTAAAGAAGTTTAACTTAGTAAGGGTTAAGGAGAATGAGGAATATAAGGATAACGATTTCGTTGCAGTAGAGGAACCATTAAATATTAGGGTTTGTTATGAAAAGTGTGAAGATTTCGCCATAATAATGAGAACACCAGGGGATGATAAGGAACTCTCGTTAGGTTTTTTATACTCTGAAGGTGTAATAAACTCTATTCGTGATGTTGAAAGTGTTGAGCAAGTGAAAGATAACGTTGTCGAGGTTAGATTGAATAAACCAGTTAAAGTGAGGATAAGGGACTTAATTGTGAATTCAAGTTGTGGAGTTTGTGGTAGAGCCTTTCTATATACGTTAAATATACTCAAGTCGGATCTGAAAGTCAAAAAAGAGCTGATTTTTTCATTTCCAGAGAAATTGAGAGAGAAACAGAGTGTGTTTAACGTTAGCGGAGGTCTCCACGCTACAGCGTTATTTGATCCCAACGGAGAATTATTACTTATATATGAGGATGTGGGAAGACATAACGCTGTTGATAAGGTTATTGGTAAACTTCTATTAGAGGATAAGGTTCCAGCAAGTAATTACATTATGCAAGTTAGTGGAAGGTTAGGATATGAGATCGTTAGCAAAGGGATAAAAGCTGGAATACCGATAATATGCGGAATTTCAGCTCCTACCAGCCTAGCTATAGAAATTGCCGAAGAAGCTGGACTAACTCTCATAGGCTTTTTAAGGGGAAAAAGTTTCAACATTTACACCCATGATGAAAGGATATTTTAG
- a CDS encoding PEP/pyruvate-binding domain-containing protein — protein MNYTYLLEEVSLSMVSIVGRKSAYLGELYKMGFNIPKGFIVSSRGVNEAIKDLDDEIRGILSSVNLNDTTDLEKKSEMIKNMIIMSKLPEEMEKEIYERFSQLGSKYVAVRATATSPLSGASFAGEYETDLFVTQENLIPSIKRVIASYFNPRAIAYRILTHNEAGMAIFVQTMINPVSAGTAFSIHPITEEPDYVFIESSFGLGESVTRGMVTPDQYIVSKATRSLVSKRISEKVIKLTYDFEDRKIKSVELSKEEASAESLSDNDAIRIANMVIAVENIFKRNINIEWAMEDKKVYLLEVRGIRRLYPEF, from the coding sequence ATGAATTATACATACTTGCTAGAGGAAGTTAGTTTATCCATGGTTTCAATTGTAGGTAGAAAAAGCGCTTACCTAGGTGAATTATATAAGATGGGATTTAACATTCCTAAAGGGTTCATAGTGTCGTCAAGAGGAGTAAATGAGGCAATTAAGGATCTTGATGATGAAATAAGAGGAATACTGTCTTCTGTCAATTTAAACGATACAACAGATCTCGAAAAGAAAAGTGAAATGATCAAAAACATGATCATTATGTCGAAATTGCCTGAGGAAATGGAAAAAGAAATATACGAGAGATTCTCTCAACTGGGTTCAAAATACGTCGCAGTAAGGGCTACAGCTACATCTCCACTAAGTGGTGCAAGTTTCGCTGGTGAGTATGAAACTGATCTATTTGTTACTCAAGAAAATCTCATTCCGAGTATTAAGAGAGTTATTGCGTCGTATTTTAACCCAAGGGCAATAGCTTATAGAATTCTTACTCATAATGAAGCTGGAATGGCAATTTTCGTCCAAACAATGATAAATCCGGTTAGTGCAGGGACTGCGTTCTCAATACATCCCATAACTGAAGAACCAGATTACGTATTTATAGAGTCATCTTTTGGTCTAGGCGAAAGCGTAACAAGAGGCATGGTCACTCCAGATCAATACATAGTGAGCAAGGCTACTAGATCACTGGTAAGTAAAAGGATTTCTGAGAAGGTCATAAAACTAACTTACGATTTTGAGGACAGAAAGATAAAGAGCGTAGAACTGAGTAAGGAGGAAGCATCAGCTGAAAGCCTAAGTGATAATGATGCCATAAGGATTGCAAACATGGTTATAGCTGTAGAAAATATATTTAAGAGAAATATAAATATTGAATGGGCAATGGAAGATAAAAAAGTGTACTTATTGGAAGTGAGAGGGATTAGGCGATTATACCCCGAATTTTAA
- a CDS encoding ferredoxin family protein, with protein MRVEEKLYTLRYKKDEQPHLAIIDPNKCLKCEEVNGVPQPCIAVCPANVYSWIDKRIVVSYENCVECGACRIACPYSNISWKYPRYGLGIALRYG; from the coding sequence ATGAGAGTAGAGGAAAAACTTTACACTTTAAGATATAAGAAAGACGAGCAACCTCATTTAGCCATAATCGATCCCAATAAATGCCTTAAATGTGAAGAAGTTAACGGAGTTCCCCAACCTTGTATTGCAGTCTGCCCTGCAAACGTCTACTCATGGATAGATAAAAGAATTGTAGTATCATATGAGAATTGTGTGGAATGTGGTGCTTGTAGGATTGCTTGTCCCTATTCTAACATCTCTTGGAAGTATCCAAGGTATGGGTTAGGCATAGCATTAAGGTATGGTTAA
- a CDS encoding NAD(P)/FAD-dependent oxidoreductase produces MKFDIVVVGAGPAGSSAAITAAKGGAKVLLLERGPEPGSKNVSGAMIRLDDFSSVYDIASIPIERKVKNVDLILLSDSSRTRISVNVESNLATVARLKLDKWMAQQAEKAGALLITKTTVLGVEREGNEYKVETDRGEVRADRVVLAEGVNALVSMKANIRPDLTPDHAAQTVKEVYSLNKDEVNKRFGFKADDEGVSWRILGTDPVPYAGFLYVYKDAVAIGAGIPMKILIKRKITPYTVLDEVKERLGFNELIKGASLREYSAKVIPEYGFPSWKACSGKVYLAGDAIGLVDPLTFNGIGPAVASGVVAGKAALESYECSKYESELMKNREVRRVVNGRPLVKELIEEENFKYYVKTINDLLHGWVYSDFSKVKLDTSKLLKHLLLGMGVFKS; encoded by the coding sequence ATGAAGTTCGATATAGTTGTAGTTGGAGCTGGACCAGCTGGTTCATCCGCTGCCATAACAGCAGCTAAAGGAGGAGCCAAAGTTCTATTATTAGAAAGAGGTCCAGAACCAGGTTCCAAAAACGTTTCCGGAGCTATGATAAGGCTAGACGATTTCTCTTCAGTTTATGACATAGCTTCTATACCAATAGAGAGAAAAGTAAAGAATGTGGATTTGATTTTACTAAGTGACTCAAGTAGAACGAGAATCAGTGTAAATGTTGAATCAAATTTAGCAACTGTTGCAAGGTTAAAATTAGATAAATGGATGGCTCAACAGGCAGAAAAGGCTGGAGCACTACTGATAACAAAAACGACTGTGTTAGGAGTTGAAAGGGAGGGAAATGAATATAAGGTAGAGACTGACAGGGGAGAAGTAAGGGCAGATAGAGTAGTATTAGCTGAGGGTGTTAACGCCCTAGTTTCAATGAAAGCTAATATAAGACCTGATCTAACCCCAGATCATGCTGCGCAGACTGTTAAAGAGGTCTATAGTTTAAATAAGGATGAAGTTAATAAGCGATTTGGATTCAAGGCTGATGATGAGGGTGTGAGTTGGAGGATATTAGGGACAGACCCAGTTCCATACGCGGGATTTCTTTACGTATATAAGGATGCAGTGGCAATAGGTGCTGGAATTCCGATGAAGATACTTATAAAGAGAAAAATAACACCTTATACTGTATTAGATGAGGTCAAGGAGAGATTGGGCTTTAACGAGTTGATCAAAGGAGCGTCACTCAGAGAGTACTCTGCAAAGGTTATACCAGAATATGGATTCCCATCTTGGAAAGCTTGTTCAGGTAAGGTTTATTTGGCTGGAGATGCAATAGGTCTGGTGGATCCATTAACATTTAATGGTATAGGTCCCGCAGTGGCCTCTGGAGTAGTTGCAGGGAAGGCAGCGTTAGAATCTTATGAATGCAGTAAATATGAAAGTGAATTGATGAAAAATAGGGAAGTTAGAAGAGTTGTGAATGGGAGACCATTAGTGAAGGAGTTAATAGAGGAGGAGAATTTCAAATATTATGTGAAAACAATTAATGATCTTCTGCACGGTTGGGTTTACAGTGACTTTTCTAAAGTTAAATTGGACACGTCTAAACTACTTAAACACTTATTATTGGGTATGGGGGTATTTAAGTCATGA
- a CDS encoding FAD-binding protein, with the protein MPDLKVVVSIKQVPDVDELRIDPVTNNLVREGVPAVINPPDLHAIEEAVRLKERYGAKTIVITMGPPQADSALREALAMGIDEAYLISDRAMAGADTWATSYTISKAIQKLGGADLILFGRRAVDGETEQVGPQTGKWLGVPVIGYVSEIKKLEKDKIVVTRTTEFDEEIIEAPIPAVLTILEVANKPRQPDILSLIKAKTAKVTVWNKDDIKAEPDKIGLAGSPTKVIKVQPPPKTRKAEVIDGKKDVEKAAKWFLDKIFDSLKEDESTLKEYVKPKPKVKVNGEIWVYIDHIGEKPNRASFEIMGEARRIADLMDTSLSAVIVGGEATKSLIDETFEYGADKVYFVETKGFDRYDNEVYTRALATVIKKYKPEAVFFPGTKNTRELASTTAIEVNTGLIADCTNFDVDDKGVLLSTRPDFGGKEMSTIICPRHRPVMVTVRAGVFMPLPRVPGRKGELVREEIDDLFTRLKVLDYRVIEKRNILAEADIVVGVGRGIRSPENIKMVEEFASLLGGVVGVSKPLADMGWYPKDRQVGQTGTTIRPKVYIALGVSGAVQHLVGILSSRRIGAINLDPSAPIFENCDFGVVGDIFEIVPKMVELLKKKEVS; encoded by the coding sequence TTGCCGGACCTCAAAGTTGTTGTTTCAATAAAGCAGGTCCCAGATGTGGATGAGCTAAGGATTGACCCAGTAACTAATAATTTGGTAAGGGAAGGAGTACCAGCTGTTATTAATCCCCCAGATTTACACGCAATAGAAGAGGCTGTTAGATTAAAGGAAAGATACGGAGCGAAAACTATAGTTATAACAATGGGTCCCCCTCAAGCTGACTCGGCACTCAGGGAGGCCCTAGCCATGGGAATTGATGAAGCTTATCTGATAAGCGATAGGGCAATGGCTGGAGCTGATACTTGGGCAACCTCCTATACCATATCTAAGGCAATTCAAAAGTTGGGTGGGGCGGATCTAATACTCTTTGGTAGAAGAGCAGTTGATGGAGAGACTGAACAAGTAGGACCTCAGACTGGAAAATGGCTTGGAGTCCCAGTTATTGGTTATGTCAGTGAAATAAAGAAGTTAGAAAAGGACAAAATAGTGGTAACTAGGACCACTGAATTTGATGAAGAAATTATTGAGGCTCCTATTCCCGCAGTATTAACCATATTGGAAGTTGCGAATAAGCCAAGGCAACCAGATATATTAAGCCTGATCAAAGCTAAGACGGCTAAAGTTACTGTATGGAATAAGGATGATATTAAGGCTGAGCCAGACAAAATCGGTTTGGCTGGATCTCCGACTAAGGTAATAAAAGTTCAACCTCCACCCAAAACTAGAAAAGCTGAGGTAATAGATGGTAAGAAAGATGTGGAAAAAGCTGCGAAATGGTTTTTAGATAAGATTTTCGACTCGTTAAAAGAAGATGAGAGTACATTAAAGGAATATGTGAAGCCTAAACCTAAGGTCAAAGTAAATGGTGAGATTTGGGTATATATTGATCATATAGGAGAGAAACCAAATAGAGCGTCTTTTGAGATTATGGGGGAGGCGAGAAGAATTGCAGATCTAATGGATACTAGTCTCTCTGCAGTAATAGTCGGAGGTGAGGCTACTAAATCCTTAATAGATGAGACTTTTGAATATGGGGCAGACAAAGTATATTTCGTTGAAACTAAGGGATTCGATAGATATGATAACGAAGTGTACACTAGGGCATTGGCCACTGTTATAAAGAAGTATAAGCCAGAGGCGGTATTTTTCCCCGGAACTAAAAACACTAGAGAACTAGCATCGACTACTGCAATTGAAGTAAATACTGGATTAATTGCGGATTGTACTAACTTCGATGTAGATGATAAAGGAGTTTTACTTTCCACAAGACCAGACTTCGGAGGTAAAGAAATGTCTACCATAATATGTCCTAGACATAGACCAGTAATGGTTACAGTCAGAGCTGGTGTGTTTATGCCATTACCAAGAGTTCCGGGTAGAAAAGGAGAATTAGTAAGAGAGGAAATTGATGATCTATTCACCAGACTTAAGGTATTGGATTATAGAGTTATAGAGAAGAGGAATATATTAGCGGAAGCAGATATAGTAGTTGGTGTAGGTAGGGGTATTAGAAGTCCAGAAAATATAAAGATGGTAGAGGAATTCGCCTCATTATTAGGTGGTGTAGTGGGAGTTTCTAAGCCATTGGCAGATATGGGTTGGTATCCTAAGGATAGACAAGTTGGCCAAACTGGTACAACAATTAGGCCTAAAGTTTATATAGCGTTGGGAGTTTCTGGTGCAGTGCAACACTTAGTTGGCATATTATCTTCTAGAAGAATAGGGGCAATAAACTTGGATCCAAGTGCACCAATTTTCGAGAATTGTGATTTTGGAGTGGTTGGAGATATCTTCGAGATAGTACCTAAAATGGTTGAATTGCTTAAGAAAAAAGAGGTGAGCTAA
- a CDS encoding 2-oxoacid:ferredoxin oxidoreductase subunit beta, with protein sequence MAALKVEWNDWCPGCGNFGILSAEQQAIQELGLDPKKVVLVSGIGCSGKIPHFIRLPVSGVHTLHGRALTFAIGVKLANPSLEVIVNGGDGDQLGIGVGHFVSAGRRNVDLTVIVHNNGVYGLTKGQASPTLKLGVKTKSLPKPNINSDVNPIALAISAGYTFVARGYAYDVKHLKEIIKKAIKHKGLAMIDVLQPCPTYNDIHTKEYYDKRVYKLDDDPSWDPVVKKPEEAEDKMSKAILKSMEWGDRIPIGVFYQNELVSTYEQRIVERSPSYLDNPPAQDVIEFEGKPTTDIEDILKERRVV encoded by the coding sequence ATGGCGGCGCTTAAGGTAGAGTGGAACGATTGGTGCCCAGGTTGTGGTAATTTCGGCATATTAAGCGCTGAGCAGCAAGCAATCCAAGAACTTGGCTTAGATCCCAAAAAGGTAGTGTTGGTAAGCGGTATAGGTTGCTCTGGAAAGATTCCTCACTTTATTAGGTTACCAGTAAGTGGAGTACACACTTTACATGGCAGGGCATTAACTTTCGCCATAGGCGTAAAATTGGCTAACCCGTCTTTGGAAGTTATTGTAAATGGCGGAGATGGAGATCAATTAGGTATTGGTGTTGGTCATTTCGTAAGTGCTGGAAGGAGAAATGTAGATTTGACTGTAATAGTTCACAATAATGGTGTTTACGGATTAACTAAGGGTCAAGCTTCACCCACACTAAAGTTAGGTGTTAAGACTAAGAGTTTACCAAAACCCAATATTAATTCCGACGTAAACCCGATAGCTCTTGCGATAAGTGCTGGATACACTTTCGTCGCAAGGGGATATGCTTATGATGTAAAACACTTGAAGGAGATAATTAAGAAGGCTATTAAGCATAAGGGATTAGCAATGATTGATGTATTGCAACCTTGTCCAACTTACAATGATATTCACACTAAAGAGTATTATGATAAGAGAGTTTACAAGTTAGATGACGATCCAAGTTGGGATCCAGTGGTTAAAAAGCCAGAAGAAGCAGAGGACAAGATGAGTAAGGCTATATTGAAAAGTATGGAGTGGGGAGACAGAATACCAATTGGCGTATTCTATCAAAACGAACTAGTGTCAACTTACGAGCAAAGAATTGTTGAAAGATCTCCATCATATTTGGATAATCCACCAGCACAAGATGTAATAGAATTTGAAGGAAAACCGACTACTGATATTGAAGACATTTTGAAGGAAAGAAGAGTAGTATAA